A genomic segment from Cyprinus carpio isolate SPL01 chromosome A4, ASM1834038v1, whole genome shotgun sequence encodes:
- the LOC122139388 gene encoding deleted in malignant brain tumors 1 protein-like, with product MSVCAAAFDQQDAEVVCRELDCGAPVQVLGAAAFDKGDAQMWTQEIQCRGNESQIYLCPTSLSVKSSCFHEHTIDLMCSGIRNVRLVGGHSRCAGTVEVLHRGQWGTVCGAGWDMADAAVVCRELDCGEPVDAMYVARLEPGSGPFSMKNVACTGSESTLKKCGLIQSSYPDVCLDKNAHVICSEVRLVGGSRSSGRIEILRNQTWGLQEIQCTGNESQIHLCPISPSHEKKCSHVGLVCADIIRVRLVGGHSRCSGTVEVLHRGQWGTVCDIGWDLADAAVVCRELDCGEPVDALGAAHFGPGSGPIWKNRSTCIGSETTLKNCGSVEWGIYDCDHSKDAGVICSGLRLTKNSSCSGRLEILHNQTWMSVCDAAFDQQDAEVVCRELDCGAPVEVLGAAAFDKGDAQMWTQEIQCRGNESQIHLCTTSPSHENNCSHDNYQGMLCADKKNVRLVGGHSRCAGRVEVLHRGQWGTVCDLGWDLADAAVVCRELDCGEPVDALGAAHFGSGSGPIWMSLVLCTGSESTLKNCGSSGWSKHDCTHNSDSGVICSGDKPSRLVNGSHLCAGKLMIMHDQTWMSVCAAAFDQQDAEVVCRELDCGAPVKVLGAAAFDKGDTQMWTQEIQCRGNESQISFCSLSSSHKQNCSSDNIVGLICSSYTDLQLENGSDSCSGRVERQYFSRWGTVCDACWDMRAASVLCRQLNCGIAVSVVGSDWFGEGSGEIELNVHIVEMLESSAVVRGFY from the exons atgtcagtgtgtgctgctgcctttgaccagcaggatgcagaggttgtgtgtagagagctggactgtggggctcctgtacaggtgctgggagcagctgcttttgacaaaggagacgctcagatgtggacacaagagattcagtgcagaggaaatgagtctcagatTTACCTCTGTCCAACATCACTATCAGTCAAAAGCAGCTGTTTTCATGAGCACACTATTGACTTAATGTGTTCTG GCATAAGGaatgtgaggttggttggtggtcacagtcgctgtgctggcacggtggaggttcttcatagaggtcagtggggaacagtgtgtggtgCTGGCTGGGAtatggctgatgctgcagtggtgtgtagagagctggactgtggagaacctgtagatgctatGTACGTTGCTCGTTTGGAACCTGGATCAGGACCGTTCTCAATGAAAAATGTTGCGTGCACTGGATCTGAGTCCACACTTAAGAAATGTGGATTGATCCAATCAAGTTATCCTGATGTGTGTCTTGATAAGAATGCTCATGTCATTTGTTCAG aagtcaggctggttggaggttctcgctCATCTGGGAGGATAGAGATACTTCGCAATCAGACCTGGGGTTTACAAGAGATACAGTGTACAGGAAATGAATCTCAGATACACCTCTGTCCAATATCAccatcacatgaaaaaaaatgttctcatgTTGGACTAGTGTGTGCAG ACATTATAAGAGTGAGGTTGGTTGGCGGTCACAGTCGCTGTTCTGGTacagtggaggttcttcatagaggtcagtggggaacagtgtgtgatattggttgggatttggctgatgctgcagtggtgtgtagagagctggactgtggagaacctgtagatgctctggGTGCTGCTCATtttggaccaggatcaggaccaatctggaaAAATCGCTCAACATGTATTGGATCAGAGACTACACTGAAGAACTGTGGGTCAGTAGAATGGGGTATTTATGATTGCGATCATAGTAAAGATGCAGGAGTTATCTGCTCAG GCCTCAGGCTTACTAAAAACTCCAgttgctctgggaggttagagatccTTCAtaatcagacgtggatgtcagtgtgtgacgctgcctttgaccagcaggatgcagaggttgtgtgtagagagctggactgtggggctcctgtagaggtgctgggagcagctgcttttgacaaaggagacgctcagatgtggacacaagagattcagtgcagaggaaatgagtctcagatTCACCTCTGTACAACATCACCATCACACGAAAACAACTGTTCACATGACAACTACCAGGGGATGCTATGTGCTG ataaaaaaaatgtgaggttggttggtggtcacagtcgctgtgctggtagagtggaggttcttcatagaggtcagtggggaacagtgtgtgaccTTGGCtgggatttggctgatgctgcagtggtgtgtagagagctggactgtggagaacctgtagatgctctggGTGCTGCTCATTTTGGATcaggatcaggaccaatctggatgaGTCTTGTGTTATGTACTGGATCAGAGTCTACACTGAAGAACTGTGGGTCATCAGGATGGAGCAAACACGACTGTACTCACAATTCTGATTCTGGAGTCATCTGTTCGG GTGATAAACCTTCCAGACTTGTTAATGGATCTCATCTGTGCGCTGGGAAATTAATGATAATgcatgatcagacgtggatgtcagtgtgtgccgctgcctttgaccagcaggatgcagaggttgtgtgtagagagctggactgtggggctcctgtaaaggtgctgggagcagctgcttttgacaaaggagacactcagatgtggacacaagagattcagtgcagaggaaatgaatctcagatttcattttgttcattatCATCATCACACAAACAGAACTGCAGCAGTGACAACATTGTGGGACTGATCTGCTCTA GTTACACTGATCTCCAACTAGAAAACGGTTCAGACTCTTGTTCTGGTCGAGTTGAACGTCAGTACTTCAGTAGatggggcacagtgtgtgatgcatgctgggatatgagagctgccagtgtcctctgtagacagctgaattgtgggattgctgtgtctgttgtgggatcagactggtttggagaaggaagtggtgaaa tcgagctgaatgttcACATAGtcgagatgttggagtcatctgctgtAGTGAGaggattttattga